Proteins encoded within one genomic window of Paramisgurnus dabryanus chromosome 13, PD_genome_1.1, whole genome shotgun sequence:
- the gpn2 gene encoding GPN-loop GTPase 2, producing MSSRPSKSPLRFGQVVIGPPGSGKTTYCRGMQEFLSHLGRKVVIVNLDPANEGLPYPCAVDISELVTLDDVMDGLKLGPNGGLIYCMEYLEANLDWLEDKLRHHQDSYFLFDCPGQVELYTHNSSVKNIFAQLSKWNFRLTAVHLVDSHYCADPAKFISVLCTSLSTMLHVELPHVNVLSKIDLIEQYGKLAFNLDFYTEVLDLSYLVEHLALDPFFKKFHQLNKKLAEVIQDYSLVSFVPLNVQDKESMMQVLRTVDKANGYCFGDLEERNLQAMMSAAVGADFQFSTTLGVQERYVEATEKTVEDEIMDL from the exons ATGTCATCACGTCCTTCAAAATCACCCCTACGTTTCGGCCAGGTTGTAATTGGTCCACCTGGTTCAGGTAAAACCACCTATTGTCGGGGCATGCAGGAGTTCCTGAGTCACCTCGGGCGCAAGGTGGTCATTGTTAACCTGGATCCTGCTAATGAAGGGCTACCATATCCATGTGCAGTGGACATATCTGAACTGGTCACACTTGACGATGTGATGGACGGTCTTAAACTTGGCCCCAATGGTGGCCTCATTTATTGTATGGAATATTTAGAGGCCAATTTGGACTGGTTAGAGGACAAGTTAAGACACCATCAAGACAGCTATTTCCTCTTTGACTGCCCAGGTCAGGTTGAACTTTACACTCATAATAGTTCGGTGAAGAACATATTTGCACAGCTGTCTAAGTGGAATTTCAGG CTTACTGCAGTGCACTTGGTGGATTCCCATTACTGTGCCGATCCAGCCAAATTCATCTCTGTGCTCTGTACATCACTGTCCACCATGCTGCATGTGGAATTGCCACATGTCAATGTGCTTTCAAAAATAGACCTCATTGAGCAGTATGGCAAACTTG CATTTAATTTGGACTTCTACACTGAGGTTCTTGACCTGTCGTATTTGGTGGAGCATCTCGCTTTAGACCCTTTCTTCAAGAAGTTTCATCAACTGAATAAGAAGTTGGCTGAAGTGATCCAGGACTACAGTCTGGTGTCTTTTGTACCTCTTAATGTTCAG GACAAGGAAAGCATGATGCAGGTTTTGCGAACTGTAGACAAGGCCAATGGTTATTGTTTTGGGGACCTGGAGGAGAGGAACCTGCAGGCCATGATGTCTGCTGCTGTTGGGGCAGACTTTCAGTTCAGCAC TACTCTTGGAGTACAGGAGAGATACGTGGAAGCCACTGAGAAAACGGTGGAGGATGAAATTATGGACTTGtga